CCTTATTTATAACTCTCTAAGCACTCCCCCAAACTTAATATTTTAAAGAAACTAAAAATGACTAGGTTATATTATAAAAGGTCCAGCACAAGGACAAAACGGCCCAAACAATAAAAAACAACGAGATATCTGGATCACTGAATGACCACTGCCACACACTGTTACATTGTCGATGATTGTCAGGATGTCTTCGTGCAGGTGCCCACTGAACGATCACTACCGACGCCAGAACAGTCGTTGACGCACCGCTACCTTGTCGAGTACAGTTAGGACGTCTTCGTGCTTACATGTGCCCACTGAACGACCATTGCCACCATCAGAACAAGCATCGACACACTGCTACCTTGCCGAGGACAGTCAGGACTTCTTTACGCATGTGCCTAGTGAGTGACCACTACCACCATCAGAACAAACCAGCCAGCCAGCCAGTGTGGCGTCAGCCAAAGGTCTGCGTGGCTTGGTCAGATGTGTTTAGGACCTGACCTGCAACGACTTTTAGGACTCAGGTGTGCATTTTCAAACTTTTAGGACCAAAATGGCACACTTCGAATACTTTTAGGACCCAAGTGTGTGTGTTCAAACTTTTAGGACCTAAATGGCACACTCCGAATAATTCTACGACTCAGGTGAGCGTTTTCAAATTTTTAGGACCTCAATGGCACACTTCGAGTACTTTTAGGATCGCTGGTGGATTTTACTTTTTTTTAAACTATCATTTTTTTGAATTGTGGCTTGACATAATTCTTGCACAAAGCTATTGCATTTTCTCGTTGCCGATCAACAACGCATGCATGTATGTATGCATGGTCCACGTACGTGATTCCCCTTCACGCATCCGTTGTTCTTGGTCCCAACAGGGAATTAATCACCATCAGTTTCGAGGGAAGCCCCATCCCTCGAAACCCTAGTCTAGTTCAATGTTGTTCATACGGGGAATTTAGTTAAAAAATTGCAGTGGGTAAGCATCCATCCTCGAACATTCGGAACAATAAGGGAATACGGTGTAAAAAGGCACTTCCACTGTTTTAGACATTATAGTTGATGTCGCAAAAAATACTCAGGATGGTTGTAAATATTAAGAGATACAGAAAATAATGTGAGGACACCAAACACATCGTAGCATTTAAGAAAACTGAAACATTCCCGAAGCTCGAAGAAATAAAACATTGGCGGCCATAATTTGATCATTATGAAGTAGGGGCACATCCGCATATTGGACTGCAAGGCAAGATACCGTTCACAGGAGAGCGATCAACAACGGCACCTAGTAGCTGCACATGAGCCGAAAAAAAAGCAACAATATTAAAAGAAGACCGGCTCTTCTTGGGACATGTATATGGAAACTATGCATGTAAGCATGTTGACAAGAGCAACTCATGATGCAAACACATAACAGATCATGGACAAGTTGTGAAGAAATAGTGGTCTAACTCAAAGGCACACCTTTTACAAATGAATAACCTTATATAAACTAATAAGTTTAATACACCAGTAACATAAACCAAAATAAACCATTAATCATCTTATTAATTTTGTAACCATGACAAAAATACATGCGTATAGCAAAAATAGAAATGACCTCACCTGTTCAACCAAAATAGCACATTGGCAGATCTCTTGTGTTCAGAGATTTGGATCCACCCATTTCCACCCAACTCCCCTGCCTATATCAAATGAAGCCCAATAAATCAATGAAAAAAATATGGAGAAGTTGGATCATGACAATGCATGGTACGCTTTTGTGACAACTACAGTACATGAAGCCAAATTCGCTGTCAGATGGAGGAGATAATTATAATATTCCTTTACCAAGAAATGTTTGGACTACTTAGAAGTTTAGAGAACATACATTCATACAGAACACAACTGCAGAGACTATGTACAGGTTAATGCCAAATATGGCTCCAAACAAAGTATGCGCAAGTTGGGAAAACACAGTCTCAAATTGAGCATTACTTGTAATTGCTCAAATTTGAAAAACCAGTATTATTTTCGATAGAAAAGTACGTGCCGCTTTGAATTGATTATTATTAATAGTATGAATAACAAACAAGAAAAACATTGTCTTGCAAGGAGATACATTGCATGGAAAAACAACACAAGCTTTAATTTTCCAATAGAGTAACTATTTTTCAAAGATTAGATGGTTTCTCTATATTATTTACATCAAGTTGACAATTAATCACATGAACACTGATAAAACAAACACATACGAATGGTAAATTAGCATTTGGAGTTAATCTTGTTACAAATGAGATACGGAAGTATTACCTGCAGTATAGAAATTTCTGTAGGGAAAATGGGCCATAAGAGACCGTTGATTCGGTTCAGAAATTAATCTGATCTGCATCGACTTAAGGTGGAGCATGATGTCGCCCCTTTGTGTGGTCAGAACCAACACATTTAACTCCTCGTCATACCCCATCATCACTGCATTTTTGAAGGCATTAGACAGGATCCCCTCCAACTGATTGATTTTCTTCAGAAGCGCCCATCCGGCAACACCATCCGAGTTCAatttcttctctcatatatgaATGCCCAGTTCGGACATAATGGCGAGGCCAAGAACACTATGATCTTCTGTCCGTAAGAGCTGAATGAACCAGTTGTGGATACCATGGGCCTCTGCCGGCGTCTTGGTGACGACAAGAGTCTGGTTTTCAATATCAAATGCAAGGATTTGACCTCCATGAAGCAACCAGTAAACTGTATTCCCGATAAGGATGCTGGGATTTGGCTTCATAACTATGTCTGTAGTCGACGCTGAGACAACATTCCCCCATACACCCGACGCTGATTCATAGACACAAGCGAATGATGTCTTCAAGGTTCTACTGGTGCAGATCAAGACCAATTTGAACGACGGGCTCAAGAAGGAATCATCGTGCACATGCCCATCTTGATCGTCAACACACATCACCGTGGCGCTGCACGTGCACCTACGGAAACTCTTCATGTTTGCTTTGTGGAgcttggatggaaaaggcacgcggTGCTGGTGGCCGTTGAGGGGATCCCACACGAAGACCTCACACAGAGACTCGCTGAGCATGACGGCGAGGCCGTGGCGGCAGCCAAGTAATTCCCAATCCACCCCGTGCTCGGGCACAAACAAGCATTGGGCCGGCATGCGATTGGGCGGGTCCAAGACGGGAGTGAAGATGGGATATGAGACAAGAGACCCTTTGGAGAAAcccaaaggaggaggaggaggtctccTCAAGCTGTGAAAAAGCCGAAGAAAGAAGCAGCGTTGGGCGGGGATGCGGTCGGGCGGGTCCAAGATGGGAGTGAAGGCGGAATATGTGAGGCGAGACACTTTGAAGAAGCCCAAGAGAGGAGGTTCCGGGTGGTGTCTGCTCAAACGGCGCTGGAAGCGGGGATCGGAGAGGATGCGGCGCCAGCGCGTGCATACGAGGGAGGCGCGGGAGAGGATTGACGGCAGCAGTGGGAGCCGGAGGAATATCTCCCGGAGGAGGTCCTCATCCTCCAGCGGCGCTGGAATTCCCATGGCACGGCGGCTGGAGTTTTCGTCCTCTTTTTTCGGCAAGCAGGAAGCCCCTCCGGCTGCTGGACACGGCCTCTCGGAGCTGCTGCGGTCGGACTGGCGATCGGGGAGCGGGACGCGTGTGGCAAGGCAGGGGATCGAGATTGGAACTTTGCTATATGATGAACTCAGCGGTAAGATTGGAACTCCGTGTCCGTATATGTCCGTATATGCTTACAAAAAGAGGAGAAGTTAGTTTCGATTCCGATTAATATGCGTGTCAGTTCATAGCTCGGAAAGTCGATTCATTTGTGATCCGTGCCCAGCCTCTCCTACTAGTacaaagttggatcatctattttggaatgttggatcatctattttggaacagagggagtacacaagaAACGATTTTTCAAATAAAAAGCAGGGGTCGGATCGCATTACGGATACGATCGACGTACTGACTCGGAGTACAGTCTATTTATCTCCACTTGGATAGGCAGGTCGCAACATTCTAGAGCAAGGGTAATTCCTGCAAGGATGCGTGGTGGTGTTGGTATGGGGCGGGGCAATGAAATGACGGATGCTTCTTCAAAACAAACATTTGGCTTCCttcacccgcaaaaaaataaaatagaaatgaAACCAACACATTTATCCAAACAATGTTGAGCAATTCTTAACAAATACACCCTTTTGTTATTACAATGAAATTGCGGACAGGTCCTAACATCTTGCAGTCAACACCCTAAAGCTTTTGTTTTCTTagaaacaaggccaaaattttgacaAGTCATGAGAAATTAGAtaggaaatttcggcagcataacgagACGGGTGGGGAAGAATCTCATGGCTGATTTGGAAAATGAAAACAACGCATGTGTTCTTCTATTTTCTGCACAACGACACTACAATCGCTCCATAGTCATGCCTTCTATTTCGTATTTCACATGGAAGGGAAATTACACCGTATGTCTTCCTAGCTCATTCTTTAGAGAAAATAAGTATTAGAGAGATGACTTCAAGACAGTATCACATCCAATATATCACTAATTAGGTAAAGTAAATTAAAGGCAACTCTTTTTCTGAAAACCTCAAATTGTTTCATTAAAAATTGTTTAAAGTTCTTGATATGGCAATTACACAAAAGTTTATTCCATTACAATTCAATTGTTGCCAAATAATCATACTACTCTGGCAGCATGGGACTTGCCTTATTGTTTAAATTTTATTATAAATTTGTTTGTTGGTAACCGAAAATAAGGTTATATAGGCACCCTTTAACTGAAATTGAAGGCATTTATTTTATGTGACCATGTATTGCACCATAAGTTTACATATGTTTTATCAGAAAATTATGATAGTCAACTCAAAAAACTATTATGATAGTACTACTGATGGATGAGCCCAAACTACCCAAATGTCGAACGTATTGATGAATCAAACAAGAATGCAGTGTGCTACCTTGTGTTAAAACAACATCTCAGTGCTAGTCAAAAAACACATTCTTAGGACACACCCACACTACTAGGAGAAAGCCTACTAGTAGCGCTTGAAatacatatagcagtagcgctgggtccaACGCTACTGCTAACGCGCTACAactaagttgtagcagtagcgctggtcagcACTACTGGTAAGTATGGTTAGCAGTAGCACTGccctgaccagcgctactgctaactctcTGTAGTGCTTGAACAAATGaagcgctgctgctaatctagcgcTGCTAGTAGATGCTTTTCGATGCTACTGCTAGTATTCCTGCTTTCACAAAATTTATACCCCCTCTATGTATTTATGATGTATTTATACATGCTCTATACagattaatataaaaactcttgcaacatatcatcaccaacaacactagctaataatcatcatagtcattagcaccaacactatttaatcatcatattcatagtgtagctatctaatcaccaccaacactagctaataataatcatcataatcattaccatcaacactagctatttaatcatcatagtcatagtgtagcacatcatcatcttcaaactcattctagctagttaatcactcctgctgctctctctcaggtaaaatagcataaaacatgtgtagcactcctgcttcatcatattggagaATGCATATGAAcgtgtctcctaattgtgggctgcacttctcattgctgccccttAGTACTTATCTGTTGTGATCCTTCACAATTTTTCTctagtctttgactattaagacttgctcgctttgAGAAATCATGAATGTACTCATGTGCAATGTACGATGTCTTGGCCATAAGCTAACCATTATCATGCGACCTTTAGGCTCGATctaatgaggcacaacattcatcgagagtccctgttgaagaacatcgtagtaacatacttagcaatgaagtttagcttaaaaaataatgtatgcgaAAGATGCACCGagaacaaatagtaaaaatcttaccatctttcctaaatagatgtgactgtagttcGATCCTCGAGTACTAATATTTCAAAGTCCAGGAAAATAACCtatcttgacagtatcaagatcctcaagccatgaaacatgaTAACTTATCTcttcgcagtttagttcagccccgggacagtagcaGGTGCTGTCTACCAagagccggacatgtttgcttgaatggaaataagttgtcaatagaaattagttgtcaattatttttaaataaacaatataaattacttaataaatatggttgagaaactcacatataggtagaactggaggcgtctgcacatcgacgcagatgtcgatattaccttcaattttatctttcggacgaatatcaaaggtgataagcatattaggctcaaatgcataagccttgcatagtgctctccaatttttgcaTTAAAAATATGAGTAGGTGTTtgcattgtataattttacggCAAAAATATAACCATGAtcggtcctcaagtgaactctctttacctccatactaTCCATAGTACTGAAAgcaatcttatccaagacataaattcttgcatggcaggggaaaCGCTAGTAGAattgtaataaaataaaattataagttgaagcaaaagaagcagaagtcatgcttaattatgaaaaaagacttgtcattgtgacttactgtatccacttcgaaggtctcatccagcatgATGTTGAACCGCCTATCACCAactaggtgaggcatgtcgcacatgctatgctcgtctttgcagtattcaCACATAACGAATTCCCTTTCATCGTTAGACATTTcttatgttcatagttgaaacactGAAAATCGATCGAATgcaactaccaggaaactcaacatgcagatcactattactcaatatgcaacgggttgactttaggtctgtcgagtcttccttcctaaactcttATCTCACATATATGGTGGGCACAccctctctgatattgcgaccgtcggtgatggtctctactcctcctttccctagtgcattacaaatatctagcacaagaaaaagaaggagaagtGACCCGCACAACAATAGTCGAACGAGTTGACCCGCACAACAATATATATANNNNNNNNNNNNNNNNNNNNNNNNNNNNNNNNNNNNNNNNNNNNNNNNNNNNNNNNNNNNNNNNNNNNNNNNNNNNNNNNNNNNNNNNNNNNNNNNNNNNNNNNNNNNNNNNNNNNNNNNNNNNNNNNNNNNNNNNNNNNNNNNNNNNNNNNNNNNNNNNNNNNNNNNNNNNNNNNNNNNNNNNNNNNNNNNNNNNNNNNNNNNNNNNNNNNNNNNNNNNNNNNNNNNNNNNNNNNNNNNNNNNNNNNNNNNNNNNNNNNNNNNNNNNNNNNNNNNNNNNNNNNNNNNNNNNNNNNNNNNNNNNNNNNNNNNNNNNNNNNNNNNNNNNNNNNNNNNNNNNNNNNNNNNNNNNNNNNNNNNNNNNNNNNNNNNNNNNNNNNNNNNNNNNNNNNNNNNNNNNNNNNNNNNNNNNNNNNNNNNNNNNNNNNNNNNNNNNNNNNNNNcatttgttctttttgtccaggacacatgcAGTCATATTTTTTCAATCCATCCGtcggatcatgttatattataggtgcGTTGGTCTAGTATTTTTGTCAGGATTTTTGAGAACTTTTACACCGTTGaaaaccttaactagttctgtggcaagctattgtagaaaatatatatatatatatatatatatatatatatatatatatatatatatatatatatggtgaacACTCTCCCTCACTGAAAGACACACAAGGAGCCGAAATAGACCTAAAGTCAACTCGTtccatatatcaagcaatgacatagaaaaaatgccctatgttttgccgaaatataATTGAATTCCCATTCTGGCAAATcacaagcactcgatatgtcctacatTGTAGCataagtcatgctaaaattcatgaaaaaattcGGCAGGGCTTTTACTAAagacaggacatatcgagcgcctgaaatttgccggaacggaaacgaatcaacattccagcaaaacataggccactcggaggtacaTTGCAAACAAGCACACCAAGACATCCTCTATATTCAAAatgcatcatcatcgacatcaatgaCATGGCGACTAGCACTAGCATTTTCATCATCGACATTTACAACACATTATCATCTATATCAACAACATGTGGATTTGGCTATTCTCACCTAGAGGTCTTAAGGGGTCGGCGATGGGGACGACTGCGGGGATGAGGCAGGGGCAAATACTTGATTTCTGCATAAACAAAATATATACTGTCAACATGTATCTGAGTAGTCTTTAATCACTTATATTCTGAAGCATAACTAAATTTGGCAAtataggtctctctctctctctctctctctctctctaaactagttgtattaagcacttactaaataaactagttttattaactacttactagtTCTACTATATTCAACACCGAAGAgtagagaaggaggaggtggacctttagctcaccgactcggctgtagaggaagtagaggtagcaaggatgacgatcactccaaggagacgcaactctacaaagcctgcatattTCACCGAGTGAAaattttagatcatcaaatctcatatagcattctttgatgacaaagtgattatgacataaaaataattaaaattttcaatacaTTTCTTTATAGAAaaacaaaattacaaaaaaaaattatatacctaaattttcttactaaattTGATACCTACAAATTTATAATCTAGCATTTCAATAGATTTCTATAATTGAAAATTTTCTATACCTAAAAAATTATATTCCTAATTTTTTTATTACTAAAACTTTTTTATATTCAAAAAACCTATTCACTAGTCTTCTATCCTATTCAAAATACCTAAATTCTACCtatattttctattttattctattcaaaatACCTATATTTTGTTCATATAACTTATATGTTCTATTCTACTCAAAATAATTAACATAGATgggggagggaggaagggaggagggaggaagggaggagggaggaagggagggaaGCNNNNNNNNNNNNNNNNNNNNNNNNNNNNNNNNNNNNNNNNNNNNNNNNNNNNNNNNNNNNNNNNNNNNNNNNNNNNNNNNNNNNNNNNNNNNNNNNNNNNNNNNNNNNNNNNNNNNNNNNNNNNNNNNNNNNNNNNNNNNNNNNNNNNNNNNNNNNNNNNNNNNNNNNNNNNNNNNNNNNNNNNNNNNNNNNNNNNNNNNNNNNNNNNNNNNNNNNNNNNNNNNNNNNNNNNNNNNNNNNNNNNNNNNNNNNNNNNNNNNNNCGGCAGatggagggggaggaaggagggagcgaggaggaggatggaggaggggCAGCGGATGGAGTTGGGGCgacgggaggggagaggagggcggcgagaggaggaggacggcgagagggaggggagaggagggcagAGAT
Above is a window of Triticum aestivum cultivar Chinese Spring chromosome 6B, IWGSC CS RefSeq v2.1, whole genome shotgun sequence DNA encoding:
- the LOC123133326 gene encoding uncharacterized protein, producing MGIPAPLEDEDLLREIFLRLPLLPSILSRASLVCTRWRRILSDPRFQRRLSRHHPEPPLLGFFKVSRLTYSAFTPILDPPDRIPAQRCFFLRLFHSLRRPPPPPLGFSKGSLVSYPIFTPVLDPPNRMPAQCLFVPEHGVDWELLGCRHGLAVMLSESLCEVFVWDPLNGHQHRVPFPSKLHKANMKSFRRCTCSATVMCVDDQDGHVHDDSFLSPSFKLVLICTSRTLKTSFACVYESASGVWGNVVSASTTDIVMKPNPSILIGNTVYWLLHGGQILAFDIENQTLVVTKTPAEAHGIHNWFIQLLRTEDHSVLGLAIMSELGIHI